A single genomic interval of Desulfovibrio intestinalis harbors:
- a CDS encoding ATP-dependent nuclease, whose translation MNISRMKIENFRNFSDFDVALNGNIVVVGENRVGKSNLMYALQLLFDPGLPDSARQLTLADFWDGLEDIGSEDKITIMVEIVNFESDLDLLAILTDFRVDSDPQTVRLTYEFRPKPSLENEPTSEDDYEFICYGGESETKRFGHDLRRRIRLDLLPALRDAEGELANWRRSPLRTLLERAFSSIDREDLDEIREAMEGATDKLTEFESVETLEGQLKELFTEMSGPKQDVKLNLGVATTSLAHIYRNIKLLIDEGRRSISDASLGSANLVLLTLKALELQLQIDENSRDHTIFAIEEPEAHLHPHLQRSVYRHLFMTFANGEDKNALSIILTTHSPHIASIAPLSSLLLLKDTEDGTIGHSTARISLTDADVEDLERYLDVTRAEMLFSRGVILVEGDAEKFLVPVFAKTLGHNLDYLGITVCSVSGTNFTPYVKFFSALGIPFAVITDWDPAGKNRPRGINRSKQLVLVSEEIRSGSSQKGLRGELNQLLEQEGEIVFCNRCEDFGIFTNYHTLEVDLFNDGFHEEIIATLNEQRWGSKRKGWIEEWSADKSMLDVDIYLRLIETIGKGRFAQRLASRVSGMKPPKYIQKAVEYVVSRV comes from the coding sequence TTGAATATTTCTCGAATGAAAATTGAAAATTTTCGGAATTTTTCCGATTTTGATGTGGCGCTTAATGGCAATATTGTCGTAGTTGGAGAAAACCGTGTGGGTAAAAGTAACCTGATGTACGCTCTTCAGCTACTATTTGACCCAGGTTTGCCAGATAGCGCACGACAACTCACCTTGGCAGATTTTTGGGACGGCTTGGAGGATATAGGCTCAGAGGACAAAATAACCATCATGGTTGAGATTGTAAATTTTGAAAGTGATCTCGATCTGTTAGCCATTCTTACTGATTTTAGAGTTGATAGTGACCCTCAGACGGTTCGGTTAACCTATGAGTTTCGCCCTAAACCAAGCCTTGAGAACGAGCCCACATCTGAAGATGACTATGAATTCATTTGCTATGGTGGCGAAAGCGAGACGAAACGATTTGGTCACGATTTGCGGCGCCGAATCCGACTGGACTTGCTTCCGGCTTTGCGGGATGCAGAGGGAGAATTGGCTAACTGGCGGCGTTCCCCATTAAGAACTCTACTTGAAAGAGCTTTTAGCAGTATTGACCGTGAAGATCTTGATGAAATCAGAGAGGCCATGGAGGGTGCAACAGACAAGCTTACTGAATTTGAGTCTGTAGAGACACTTGAAGGGCAACTTAAAGAGCTTTTTACAGAGATGAGCGGCCCCAAACAAGATGTAAAACTGAACTTGGGGGTTGCAACTACAAGCCTTGCTCATATTTACAGAAATATCAAGCTGTTGATTGATGAAGGACGTCGATCAATTTCTGATGCCAGTCTGGGCTCTGCAAACCTAGTGCTACTTACTCTCAAGGCTTTAGAGTTACAGCTTCAAATTGACGAAAACAGTCGAGATCATACTATTTTTGCAATTGAAGAACCTGAAGCCCATTTACACCCGCATTTGCAACGTTCTGTTTATCGTCATCTTTTTATGACATTTGCCAATGGGGAAGATAAAAATGCGTTATCAATTATTCTGACAACGCATTCCCCTCATATTGCGAGTATTGCCCCGCTGAGTTCTCTCCTTTTGTTAAAGGATACGGAAGATGGCACTATTGGTCACTCAACCGCCCGTATTTCGTTGACAGACGCGGACGTAGAGGATCTCGAGCGCTATCTCGATGTGACTCGTGCGGAAATGCTTTTTTCGCGAGGAGTAATTCTTGTTGAAGGTGATGCAGAAAAGTTTCTTGTACCTGTTTTTGCCAAAACGCTCGGTCACAATCTTGACTATCTCGGTATAACAGTTTGCTCCGTCTCTGGAACAAATTTCACTCCATATGTTAAATTTTTTAGTGCGCTAGGAATCCCATTTGCCGTTATTACAGATTGGGATCCCGCTGGTAAAAATAGACCACGGGGCATAAATCGCTCAAAGCAGCTAGTTTTAGTGAGTGAGGAAATTCGATCAGGTTCATCGCAAAAGGGCCTTCGAGGGGAGCTCAATCAATTATTGGAACAAGAAGGCGAAATTGTATTTTGCAATAGATGTGAAGACTTCGGCATCTTCACTAATTACCACACGTTAGAGGTAGATCTGTTTAACGATGGCTTTCACGAGGAGATCATTGCCACCCTTAATGAGCAACGGTGGGGGAGCAAAAGAAAAGGATGGATCGAGGAATGGTCTGCGGATAAAAGCATGCTGGATGTTGATATTTATTTGAGGCTGATCGAAACTATTGGGAAGGGACGCTTTGCGCAACGCCTCGCTTCCCGTGTTAGCGGCATGAAGCCACCTAAATATATACAAAAAGCAGTTGAATACGTGGTTAGCCGTGTCTAA
- a CDS encoding UvrD-helicase domain-containing protein, with protein sequence MSNSTLYLRVAEDLRLNKGQWDAYESQGNCVVLAGPGSGKTKTLTLKLARMLIEDVQAPRGLACITYNNECARELEERLGALGVEPGGRVFIGTVHSFSLTQIILPYAKVAQMGLPDDFKVASRSEQRTALERAFFQAIGGPENPQSWDLPMNRYRKSIIDRTGREWKERDPQLAQLVETFETELRKVGRIDFDDMPLLAIRSLQQHNWLRNALYAKYPILVVDEYQDLGLALHQMVMALCFNTGMRLFAVGDVDQSIYGFTGASPELLQELSERDDVETIKLRLNYRCGSRIVTAATYALGEDRDYEAARGTGEGTVYFHPQNEAYPTQATFLCSTLLPEIRTRLPHLKLGDIAVLYPAAFIGDHVAEAAQTAGLSILRSDGNALYPRGSRLMRWLEQCAEWCCGGWRRGSPRFGRITSEGQHLFAEVLSTEDARLVFQQRLIDVLWGQKNESELLACWLRNLYDALISDLAKACRTMEDDVEILRAFIGRCSEGDCQAMTISQFAGQGTGLDSLNLTTLHSSKGREFSVVIMFGIDAGRLPRRNLTSRELVESRRLFYVGLTRAKTEVHMMFSARNPSQFISELQRRLDE encoded by the coding sequence GTGTCTAATAGCACTCTATATCTACGCGTTGCGGAAGACTTGCGCTTAAACAAAGGTCAGTGGGATGCTTATGAATCCCAAGGCAACTGTGTTGTCCTGGCTGGGCCAGGAAGTGGCAAGACAAAGACTCTGACGCTCAAACTCGCTCGTATGCTTATAGAAGACGTTCAAGCGCCACGAGGACTCGCCTGCATCACTTACAACAACGAGTGTGCTAGGGAACTGGAGGAACGTCTTGGAGCACTGGGTGTTGAGCCAGGAGGACGTGTATTTATTGGAACAGTCCACTCTTTTTCGCTTACCCAAATTATTCTTCCTTATGCAAAAGTAGCTCAGATGGGTTTGCCTGATGACTTTAAGGTGGCCTCGCGTTCAGAGCAAAGAACGGCTTTAGAGCGTGCTTTTTTTCAGGCCATAGGAGGCCCAGAAAACCCACAAAGTTGGGATTTGCCGATGAATAGGTACAGGAAGTCGATCATTGATCGAACAGGCAGGGAGTGGAAAGAACGGGATCCTCAACTCGCCCAACTTGTAGAAACATTTGAAACAGAATTGCGAAAAGTTGGGCGTATTGATTTTGATGATATGCCCTTGCTGGCAATAAGATCTTTACAGCAACATAATTGGTTACGGAACGCTTTGTATGCAAAATATCCCATTCTTGTTGTTGATGAATACCAAGATTTAGGCTTGGCTCTCCACCAGATGGTGATGGCACTTTGCTTCAACACGGGTATGCGTCTTTTTGCAGTTGGCGATGTAGACCAATCCATTTACGGATTTACAGGCGCGAGTCCAGAACTACTTCAAGAGCTATCTGAGCGTGATGACGTGGAAACTATCAAGCTTCGTCTGAACTATCGATGTGGTTCTCGCATTGTCACTGCCGCGACTTATGCTTTAGGAGAAGACAGGGATTATGAGGCGGCAAGGGGGACTGGGGAAGGGACAGTTTATTTTCACCCACAGAATGAGGCCTATCCGACGCAGGCCACCTTTCTATGCTCCACTTTGTTGCCAGAGATACGTACGCGGCTTCCCCATCTGAAGCTCGGTGATATCGCAGTTCTCTATCCTGCTGCATTTATAGGCGATCATGTTGCCGAGGCCGCTCAGACGGCAGGGCTTTCAATCCTCCGAAGCGATGGGAATGCACTTTATCCACGTGGAAGTCGTCTTATGCGTTGGCTGGAGCAGTGCGCTGAGTGGTGTTGTGGTGGCTGGAGACGTGGTTCGCCACGTTTTGGGCGCATAACTAGTGAGGGACAACATTTATTTGCAGAAGTTCTTTCAACTGAAGATGCGCGACTTGTTTTCCAGCAAAGACTTATTGATGTATTATGGGGGCAAAAAAATGAATCTGAGCTTTTAGCTTGTTGGCTTCGAAATTTGTATGATGCCTTAATCAGTGATTTAGCGAAAGCATGCCGAACGATGGAAGATGACGTCGAAATCTTACGTGCATTTATTGGACGTTGTTCGGAGGGTGATTGCCAAGCAATGACTATTAGCCAATTTGCAGGTCAAGGAACTGGGCTGGATAGCCTCAATTTGACCACGTTACACAGTTCTAAAGGACGAGAGTTTTCAGTTGTTATCATGTTTGGCATAGATGCAGGGCGACTACCGCGAAGAAATTTAACCAGCCGTGAGCTGGTCGAGTCACGACGGCTGTTTTATGTTGGTCTTACCCGTGCCAAAACAGAAGTGCATATGATGTTCTCTGCCCGTAACCCGTCACAATTTATATCTGAGCTCCAAAGGCGTCTTGATGAATAA
- a CDS encoding ATP-binding protein yields the protein MSLTTNLAGRLRNTPLPRTHALLPLFEAVVNSIHACENEAGSATEGRSITVHILREPKETPQVDLLNDEPRKAGVEALPEIKGFTIIDNGVGFNDANMESFKTLDSDYKEQKGCRGVGRLLWLKAFKTVEVLSRYAEPNGSMRQRNFSFSKEGVMPSAPEGKPTTATTIQTTVTMSEFYPAYRKYAPKTIHKISELLLEHCLWYFIREGGRPQIKLIDGDESVELDALFDSYTLGNIEYDFASIGSHRFELTYIKARNPSLSNHEICYCAASRLVKKVNITNKIPGLYKRIADQYGAFAYMCFVTSPFLDERVRSERTGFEIEDSRSEGDQGSLFNATVGVIVNDIVFDDIDKVVLSKISEKIGDTLATSQQTGRQRVEVFVDNTAPKYKSIMRHYPNFSVDPDTTDKELDILLYKKLSELEVEVISKGHELSTPEENEPFEDYSERLNDYLAKVNDIKMADLANYVFHRKVVLDFFEEIILRHRDGKYSQENIVHRLIMPMQVESDEIKLENANLWLIDERLAFHNYLASDKALKVMPITESEETVRPDIVSLGVYDNPLLVNNGKQLPLASITVIEIKRPMRNDFSEGEEDNPIEQALAYVKKIRAGGTKTKDGRAIPQSASIPAFCYILADLTPTMETRAQNAALTVTSDHMGYFGYNPSHNAYIEVIGFDRLITAAKERNKAFFDKLGLPSN from the coding sequence ATGAGTTTGACAACAAATTTAGCCGGTAGATTGCGGAACACTCCGCTTCCGCGAACCCATGCACTGCTCCCATTGTTTGAGGCGGTTGTTAACTCGATTCATGCATGTGAAAATGAAGCCGGCAGTGCCACTGAAGGTCGTTCGATAACCGTTCACATTTTGCGCGAACCTAAAGAAACTCCGCAAGTTGATCTGCTTAATGATGAACCTCGAAAAGCAGGAGTCGAAGCGTTACCTGAAATAAAGGGGTTCACGATTATAGACAACGGAGTTGGTTTTAATGATGCAAATATGGAGTCATTCAAGACTCTTGATAGCGATTATAAAGAACAAAAAGGGTGTCGCGGCGTAGGGAGGCTTCTATGGCTCAAGGCGTTCAAAACAGTTGAGGTGTTGAGCCGTTATGCAGAGCCAAATGGTAGCATGCGTCAGCGGAATTTTTCATTCAGCAAAGAAGGTGTCATGCCCTCAGCCCCAGAGGGCAAGCCGACTACGGCAACGACTATTCAAACGACTGTTACAATGTCAGAATTTTACCCTGCATATAGAAAGTATGCGCCAAAAACAATTCATAAAATCTCTGAGTTGTTACTGGAACATTGCCTTTGGTACTTTATTCGAGAGGGCGGAAGACCACAGATAAAACTTATTGATGGCGACGAGAGCGTTGAGCTGGATGCTTTGTTTGATAGCTACACACTTGGGAATATTGAATATGACTTTGCAAGCATTGGTAGTCATAGGTTTGAGTTGACATATATAAAGGCTCGAAACCCTAGTTTGAGCAATCATGAAATCTGCTACTGCGCTGCAAGCCGCCTCGTAAAAAAAGTTAATATAACAAATAAAATACCCGGATTATATAAACGCATTGCAGATCAATATGGTGCATTCGCTTACATGTGCTTCGTAACATCACCATTCTTAGATGAGCGCGTTCGCTCTGAGCGAACAGGATTTGAGATAGAAGATAGCAGGAGTGAAGGCGACCAAGGCTCTTTGTTTAACGCTACTGTTGGTGTTATTGTTAATGATATCGTGTTTGACGATATAGATAAGGTTGTTCTGAGCAAAATTTCCGAAAAAATTGGCGATACGCTGGCGACAAGCCAGCAAACAGGACGGCAACGAGTGGAGGTATTTGTTGATAATACCGCACCAAAGTATAAATCCATAATGCGCCATTATCCAAACTTCTCAGTAGACCCCGACACCACAGACAAGGAATTAGATATTCTATTGTACAAAAAGCTTTCTGAGCTTGAAGTAGAAGTCATATCGAAAGGGCATGAATTGTCCACACCAGAAGAAAATGAACCATTTGAAGACTATAGCGAGCGATTAAATGACTATCTCGCTAAGGTTAATGACATAAAAATGGCAGATTTGGCCAACTATGTTTTCCATAGAAAAGTAGTGTTAGATTTTTTTGAAGAAATCATCCTGCGACATAGAGATGGAAAATATTCGCAAGAAAATATTGTCCACCGCCTTATAATGCCAATGCAGGTTGAATCTGATGAAATAAAATTGGAAAATGCAAACTTATGGCTTATTGATGAACGTCTCGCGTTTCATAATTATTTAGCATCTGACAAAGCTCTAAAGGTCATGCCAATAACAGAGTCTGAAGAAACAGTAAGGCCGGATATTGTATCGCTCGGTGTGTATGATAACCCTTTGCTCGTCAATAACGGCAAACAGCTTCCACTAGCAAGTATTACAGTCATTGAAATAAAGAGACCCATGCGTAATGACTTCTCTGAGGGCGAGGAAGATAACCCCATTGAGCAAGCCTTGGCATATGTAAAAAAAATTCGTGCTGGTGGAACAAAAACAAAAGACGGACGGGCAATTCCTCAGTCAGCATCAATACCTGCCTTTTGCTACATTCTAGCAGACTTGACACCTACTATGGAAACTCGCGCACAAAACGCGGCACTAACTGTTACCAGTGACCATATGGGCTATTTTGGCTACAACCCTTCCCATAATGCCTATATTGAAGTCATTGGCTTTGACCGATTAATCACTGCGGCAAAAGAAAGAAATAAGGCCTTTTTTGATAAACTTGGGTTGCCTTCAAATTAA
- a CDS encoding nucleotidyl transferase AbiEii/AbiGii toxin family protein, whose protein sequence is MPETYFSLTTSEKAELLDTASSRSGRPAHLLEKDVWVVWTLSCLFSSSLTDRLTFKGGTSLSKAYNVIDRFSEDIDLTCDIRCLLPDMVTEPEGIPPTSSKAAKWTKAVRSRLPQWIEESVIPLLQAELADNGMEATLAIIGKDNDSILVKYPPLRQGTGYVAPHIRLEFGARSTGEPCELLPVVCDLAQLIPGIVFPQARPRVMKMERTFWEKATAIHVFCRQAKMRGNRFARHWHDLLQLAATERIQNALTDKSWLEQVVRHKAMFFQEKDQAGAPIDYRECLNGQLCLVPDGAAREALREDYNSMIQDGILLTQALEFDIILEQCERLQTKINSNSANSEFLR, encoded by the coding sequence ATGCCTGAAACATATTTTTCTCTTACCACGTCGGAAAAGGCCGAACTTTTGGACACCGCTTCTTCACGTTCTGGCCGCCCTGCCCACCTTCTTGAAAAAGACGTTTGGGTTGTCTGGACATTGTCCTGCCTTTTTTCTTCCTCGCTGACGGACAGGCTTACCTTCAAGGGAGGCACATCACTTTCCAAGGCTTACAACGTCATTGACCGTTTTTCGGAGGATATTGACCTCACCTGTGATATTCGCTGTCTGCTTCCAGATATGGTGACAGAACCAGAAGGAATCCCTCCCACATCAAGCAAGGCCGCGAAATGGACAAAGGCTGTGCGTTCCCGCCTACCGCAATGGATCGAAGAAAGCGTAATTCCACTTCTCCAAGCGGAACTGGCTGATAATGGCATGGAGGCCACTCTCGCCATCATCGGCAAAGACAATGACAGTATTCTTGTGAAATACCCGCCGTTGCGACAGGGCACCGGATATGTCGCACCGCATATCCGGTTGGAGTTCGGAGCGCGGTCTACCGGCGAGCCTTGTGAGCTTCTGCCAGTTGTCTGCGACCTTGCCCAGTTAATCCCTGGAATTGTCTTTCCCCAAGCCCGGCCACGGGTCATGAAAATGGAACGCACCTTTTGGGAAAAAGCGACAGCCATACACGTCTTTTGCCGTCAGGCAAAAATGCGCGGTAACCGTTTTGCACGGCACTGGCACGATCTTTTGCAACTGGCAGCAACCGAGCGCATCCAGAACGCACTTACAGATAAGTCTTGGCTGGAACAGGTTGTGCGGCACAAGGCTATGTTCTTTCAGGAAAAGGATCAGGCTGGAGCGCCCATTGACTATCGGGAGTGCCTGAATGGGCAGCTATGCCTTGTGCCTGATGGGGCAGCGCGTGAAGCCCTGCGTGAAGACTATAACAGCATGATCCAAGATGGAATTTTGCTAACACAGGCTTTAGAGTTTGACATTATTCTGGAGCAATGCGAACGCTTACAAACAAAAATTAACTCCAACAGTGCTAACAGTGAGTTTTTGCGATGA
- a CDS encoding DUF6088 family protein has protein sequence MSSLAQHILTNAGQLPEGGVCSPKDFLHLASREAVDQTFTRLVKGNKLLRVGRGLYTLPLQGRFGPRPPSPERLIAALTKKTGETVVTHGAAAANRLGLTTQVPVREIFLTSGRSRALRLGSRVLEIKHAPPWQLLFGDSSEGALLRALAWLGPKQVEMVMPQAYKIIPAKEWQAVAAVRSELPSWLARTVSRLEQHA, from the coding sequence ATGTCTTCACTTGCTCAACATATACTCACCAATGCCGGCCAGTTACCCGAAGGCGGGGTCTGCTCACCCAAAGATTTTTTGCATTTAGCGAGCCGGGAAGCGGTTGATCAGACGTTTACCCGCTTGGTGAAAGGAAATAAGCTACTGCGGGTTGGGAGGGGACTGTATACGCTTCCCTTGCAGGGGCGCTTTGGCCCTCGCCCCCCTTCCCCGGAGCGACTTATTGCTGCCTTGACGAAAAAAACTGGTGAGACAGTGGTTACGCATGGAGCAGCGGCGGCTAACCGCCTAGGCCTGACCACACAAGTGCCCGTTCGTGAGATTTTTTTGACATCGGGACGGAGCCGTGCCTTGAGGCTAGGCTCTCGTGTTTTGGAAATCAAACACGCCCCACCGTGGCAATTACTCTTTGGAGATAGTTCCGAGGGCGCATTGCTTAGAGCCTTGGCTTGGCTTGGACCGAAGCAGGTAGAAATGGTTATGCCGCAAGCATACAAAATTATACCCGCCAAAGAATGGCAGGCGGTAGCTGCTGTGCGTTCTGAATTACCCTCATGGCTGGCTAGAACTGTGAGTCGATTGGAACAACATGCCTGA
- a CDS encoding helix-turn-helix domain-containing protein, with protein MKSSSDSSQGDVDPSAQETTLTKWGIYMSSIGNILKLIRAHRAISQGQMAERLGVTQNFLSQVEHGKKAVSVTKVDEFARKLGISKEILLIAGCDVPNEMTDKDKQLFLNMKKSAMQIILLDQNHA; from the coding sequence ATGAAAAGTAGCAGTGATAGTAGTCAGGGGGATGTAGACCCAAGTGCCCAAGAAACAACCCTGACCAAATGGGGTATATATATGTCTTCAATCGGTAATATTCTCAAACTTATCAGGGCGCATCGGGCCATCTCCCAAGGGCAGATGGCTGAACGCCTTGGGGTTACTCAAAATTTTTTATCCCAGGTAGAACACGGCAAGAAGGCCGTAAGCGTCACAAAAGTTGACGAATTTGCACGGAAGTTAGGTATTTCAAAAGAAATTCTGCTCATTGCCGGGTGTGATGTCCCCAACGAAATGACAGACAAAGATAAACAACTTTTCCTGAATATGAAGAAGTCGGCCATGCAGATTATTCTGCTTGATCAGAATCATGCTTAA
- a CDS encoding reverse transcriptase family protein, whose amino-acid sequence MLNIWKKQHLALRLNISLDTLEMVAGDIDSYCTIKSKTTKKGKIRDVAQTNSLLKFIQRSILDNLLTSIPISLDAHGAVPGHSSKTNAAVHAGNKCVFGIDLKSCFPKIHSSRVRKLFEENLRCSPAVASLITRLTTFDYHLTQGFSTSAALLNMMCLPLDAKIKEFVVPKRLVYSRYIDDITISGDFITENTRGRIRELIMAEGFVLNRKKEFFSRGSLPAIVTGLNVNGDKPKVPRSYKRNLWAAKHNVRRQPMLSTASFEKSMRSIKGKEQYIRYIENEE is encoded by the coding sequence ATGCTTAATATATGGAAAAAACAACATTTAGCCCTACGGCTCAATATCTCTCTTGACACTTTAGAGATGGTCGCTGGTGATATTGACTCTTACTGTACAATTAAGTCAAAAACCACAAAGAAAGGTAAAATTCGTGATGTTGCTCAAACGAATTCCTTGTTAAAATTTATCCAGCGCAGCATCTTGGATAACCTCCTCACTTCGATTCCTATAAGTCTAGACGCGCACGGTGCGGTGCCCGGCCACTCCTCCAAAACAAACGCCGCAGTTCATGCCGGTAATAAGTGTGTATTCGGCATTGATCTTAAATCCTGTTTTCCCAAAATCCATTCCTCGCGTGTTCGCAAGCTATTTGAAGAAAATTTGCGATGTAGTCCGGCAGTTGCCAGCCTGATAACCCGGCTGACGACGTTTGATTATCATCTGACACAAGGATTCTCCACTAGCGCTGCCTTGTTGAACATGATGTGCTTGCCACTGGATGCAAAAATAAAAGAATTCGTTGTCCCTAAAAGGTTGGTATACTCTCGCTATATTGACGATATTACTATTTCTGGCGATTTTATTACTGAAAACACGCGAGGCAGAATCCGCGAACTCATTATGGCGGAAGGATTTGTTTTAAACCGCAAGAAAGAATTCTTTTCCAGAGGGAGTTTGCCTGCCATCGTCACCGGATTAAACGTCAATGGAGACAAACCTAAAGTACCCCGGAGCTATAAGCGAAACCTGTGGGCAGCCAAACATAATGTGAGAAGGCAACCCATGCTAAGCACGGCTTCTTTTGAAAAAAGTATGCGCTCCATAAAAGGAAAAGAACAGTACATCAGGTATATTGAAAATGAAGAATGA
- a CDS encoding YecA family protein yields MKNDSLTIVPEKLTDHVMNFCSKVSPRQTPCYVPVLPETYCRMGYCFENVAAKIAKDGGSIEYGWQIWMWPGFFIEAEFHAVWKNPTGKYVDITPKDVAHPNILFVPDGKKKYNGYQIDNIRHNLSKNQLVDLFIDVTECLFSVQNFVKKPYENVVTLRGEDAELFKYLSFWRYTLQEMLKKIVSRNAPCPCGSGIKFKNCCCKELLKTIEILKKHR; encoded by the coding sequence ATGAAGAATGATTCACTAACCATAGTCCCTGAAAAACTCACAGATCATGTGATGAATTTTTGTTCAAAAGTATCCCCCAGGCAGACACCATGTTATGTCCCTGTATTACCCGAGACATACTGTAGGATGGGGTATTGTTTTGAAAATGTTGCGGCAAAAATAGCTAAGGATGGAGGTTCAATCGAGTATGGATGGCAAATATGGATGTGGCCGGGATTTTTCATTGAAGCTGAATTTCATGCGGTATGGAAAAATCCAACTGGTAAGTATGTTGACATAACTCCTAAAGACGTTGCACACCCTAACATCCTTTTTGTTCCAGATGGCAAAAAGAAGTATAATGGTTATCAAATTGATAATATTAGGCATAATCTTTCTAAAAACCAGCTCGTAGATTTATTTATAGACGTAACAGAATGCTTGTTTAGCGTTCAAAATTTCGTGAAAAAGCCATACGAAAATGTTGTGACTCTTCGCGGTGAAGACGCGGAGCTGTTCAAATATTTAAGCTTTTGGAGATATACACTGCAAGAAATGCTGAAGAAAATTGTTAGCCGCAATGCACCATGTCCTTGTGGGTCTGGAATTAAATTTAAAAACTGTTGTTGTAAAGAACTCCTGAAAACAATTGAGATACTCAAAAAACATCGCTAG